Proteins from a genomic interval of Nitrospinota bacterium:
- a CDS encoding transketolase family protein — protein sequence MKDGATRDGYGAALIELGEKNPNVVVLDAGVSDSSRTQPFGKQFPERFFNMGIAEGDMVCTAAGLATTGKIPFATTFACFLLGRSMDQILVSVAYSNTNVKLAGTHAGMSVGEDGPSAQMIVDMAYTRAIPNIIVIQPADWEEARQATHAAANHIGPMYLRFGRAKVKGIYDSSHKFQIGKGHVLQKGKDVVIFATGIMIQETMKAIEELKKENISPTLVNISTIKPIDAELVARLAKEHGAVITAEDHNRIGGLGDAVGEVLLDNNIHVPMKRIAVKDQFAETGTAEELFEKYGLSSTHIIRAVKEILPK from the coding sequence ATGAAAGACGGAGCTACCAGGGACGGATATGGCGCGGCCCTTATTGAATTAGGAGAAAAAAACCCTAACGTTGTCGTTTTGGATGCCGGCGTGAGCGATAGTTCCCGGACGCAACCATTTGGAAAGCAATTCCCTGAACGTTTTTTTAATATGGGAATCGCGGAAGGGGACATGGTCTGCACCGCCGCTGGCCTGGCCACGACAGGAAAAATTCCATTCGCGACCACATTCGCCTGTTTTCTTTTAGGCCGCTCCATGGACCAAATCCTGGTGAGCGTTGCCTATTCCAACACAAATGTCAAGCTGGCGGGAACCCACGCTGGAATGTCCGTAGGTGAAGACGGTCCCTCGGCGCAAATGATCGTGGACATGGCTTACACGCGTGCTATTCCCAATATAATTGTCATTCAACCGGCTGACTGGGAAGAGGCCCGCCAGGCAACGCATGCCGCCGCAAATCACATAGGCCCCATGTACCTGCGATTTGGAAGAGCGAAAGTAAAAGGCATTTACGATTCTTCCCATAAATTTCAGATTGGCAAGGGCCACGTTCTCCAAAAGGGCAAAGATGTTGTCATATTTGCGACTGGCATCATGATCCAGGAGACGATGAAGGCAATTGAGGAATTGAAAAAGGAAAATATCTCGCCAACATTAGTAAATATTTCCACAATCAAGCCCATCGACGCGGAGTTGGTCGCAAGGCTGGCCAAAGAACACGGCGCGGTGATCACTGCAGAAGATCATAATCGCATTGGCGGTTTGGGTGATGCCGTTGGAGAAGTCCTTCTGGATAATAATATTCATGTCCCGATGAAAAGAATTGCCGTGAAAGATCAGTTTGCTGAAACGGGGACGGCTGAAGAATTATTTGAAAAGTATGGCCTGTCATCCACCCATATAATCCGGGCCGTTAAAGAAATTCTACCAAAATAA
- the asnB gene encoding asparagine synthase (glutamine-hydrolyzing) has product MCGIAGLVDFTQGKLPDPPEKTLRIMLDHLVHRGPDDRGEERLEHPNGPTVYLGHQRLSIIDLSPRGHQPMGNDTRTVWISTNSEIYNFKELRSELEAKHYRFHSNSDTEVLLKAYEEWGVDCLEKLRGMFAFGIWDSRLKVLFLARDRLGIKPLYYFSSPDCFLFASEVRALAATGLPETTISETGLFNYLSFGSVSGPETIWKSIKELLPAHYLLVSNNSITGKKYWDPLQSVSNNAGSYEERVASTLKESVCLRQVSDVSLGAFLSGGIDSSAVVSLMDQYNDQPVETLSVIFKEQEFDESRYSNLVAQQMATTHHTLELKESHLITTLSQAIGAMDQPTVDGINTYLISKCAREAGWKVALSGIGGDELFGGYESFRLAPKLLRLKKLLNALPSSWSRAMGNFFKRTLPTSDQNTKLGHFISRKNSGSHIYYLLRALFCEDQVKGLFVDKNQADRQIQKHLDRTQTLIEPLKHAHPLKQISFLELTHYLPNTLLRDVDMMSMAHGLEIRVPLIDHQLVELMFSVPANIQFARHPVKSLLIRSLTNKIPSQLIHRKKMGFTLPFESWMRKDLKQEVESVLMTPVPRLADLISEAAVSTVWRDFLKGKVTWSRPWALYILKKWFLINSTNRLES; this is encoded by the coding sequence ATGTGCGGAATTGCTGGCTTAGTCGATTTCACCCAAGGCAAACTGCCAGACCCTCCTGAAAAAACTCTTAGAATCATGCTGGATCATCTGGTTCATCGCGGTCCTGATGACCGTGGCGAAGAACGACTGGAACATCCTAATGGCCCAACGGTTTATTTAGGGCATCAACGGCTTTCCATTATCGATCTTTCGCCCAGGGGCCATCAACCCATGGGCAACGATACCCGCACGGTCTGGATCTCTACCAACAGCGAAATATACAATTTTAAGGAATTAAGATCAGAACTTGAGGCAAAACATTATCGTTTTCATTCTAATTCCGATACAGAAGTTCTGCTAAAAGCTTATGAAGAATGGGGAGTGGATTGCCTGGAAAAACTGAGGGGCATGTTTGCTTTCGGTATCTGGGATTCCCGACTAAAAGTTCTATTTCTGGCGAGAGACCGGCTGGGAATCAAACCGCTTTATTATTTCTCCAGTCCAGACTGTTTTCTATTCGCATCGGAAGTGCGTGCCCTGGCGGCCACCGGCCTTCCTGAAACCACCATAAGTGAAACAGGACTGTTCAATTACTTATCCTTTGGCAGTGTATCGGGACCAGAGACGATATGGAAATCCATAAAAGAACTGCTCCCTGCCCATTATCTGCTTGTAAGCAACAATTCCATAACGGGAAAAAAATATTGGGATCCTCTGCAATCTGTCAGTAACAATGCAGGTTCTTATGAAGAACGAGTTGCAAGCACACTGAAGGAATCTGTCTGCCTGAGACAGGTCAGTGACGTTTCTCTGGGCGCTTTTTTGAGCGGTGGTATTGATTCCAGCGCGGTGGTCTCGCTCATGGACCAGTACAACGATCAGCCCGTGGAAACCCTTTCGGTCATTTTTAAGGAACAGGAATTCGATGAATCCAGGTATTCGAATTTGGTGGCACAGCAGATGGCAACCACGCACCATACATTGGAACTCAAAGAGTCCCATCTCATCACCACCCTTTCACAAGCTATTGGGGCCATGGATCAACCCACTGTGGACGGGATCAATACCTATCTCATTTCAAAATGTGCCCGGGAAGCCGGCTGGAAGGTCGCTCTTTCAGGTATCGGGGGTGATGAACTTTTTGGAGGCTATGAATCGTTTCGACTCGCCCCTAAATTGCTTCGGCTGAAAAAACTCTTAAATGCCCTTCCCTCATCCTGGTCTCGAGCGATGGGTAACTTTTTTAAACGTACCCTTCCCACTTCGGACCAAAATACCAAGCTGGGTCATTTTATCAGCAGAAAAAATTCCGGTAGTCATATTTACTATTTGTTGCGAGCGTTATTTTGTGAAGATCAGGTGAAAGGTTTATTCGTGGATAAAAATCAAGCCGACAGGCAAATCCAAAAACACCTGGATCGAACTCAAACTCTGATCGAACCTTTAAAACATGCTCACCCTCTGAAACAAATCTCATTTCTGGAGTTGACCCATTACCTGCCCAATACCCTTCTAAGAGATGTGGACATGATGAGCATGGCGCACGGCCTGGAAATCCGAGTTCCTTTAATTGACCATCAACTGGTAGAATTAATGTTTTCGGTTCCGGCCAACATCCAGTTCGCGCGACACCCGGTCAAATCCCTTTTGATTCGTTCTCTCACCAATAAAATTCCTTCCCAATTGATTCATAGAAAAAAAATGGGATTCACCTTGCCCTTTGAAAGCTGGATGCGTAAAGATTTGAAGCAGGAGGTGGAGTCTGTATTGATGACTCCTGTGCCGCGTCTCGCGGACCTGATTTCAGAAGCGGCGGTCAGCACGGTATGGAGAGATTTTCTAAAAGGAAAAGTTACCTGGTCCCGGCCCTGGGCTCTTTATATCCTGAAAAAATGGTTCCTGATAAATTCCACAAACAGGCTGGAAAGCTAA
- a CDS encoding efflux RND transporter periplasmic adaptor subunit, translated as MKKIIIYIGVPVLLIVLYLIASNSNSDDSKPTVAFKTTEVIKGDLAVQISATGIVEPNFKVEVKSKASGEVLKFAFEEGDFVQKNTLLLQLDKSDEKRNVAKANAEKSSSIAKLRKAETALLLQETRYQTDLQKAQSGVLAAEANLKESEDKLQRQKDLFEKKFSSQETLDTASTAYSINRENLIQAQAQLQVANDSVHDITMKKNEIQLARADVERAEIALDEVQERLDETEIFAPITGVIIQKLVEEGQIIASGISNVSGGTPLATIADMSRLFIIADVDETDIGSVKLDQNVTLSADAFPGKTFQGMVRRIAPQGIVENSITVFKVKIEVLGSGKSNLKPMMSANIDIVTSSVNDTLYISRGAVRKEEDANYVVVLDNGAPMKIPIETGIENAIHTQVISGLEMGQKVILADWEKILAEAGGENNKGSSLKKILWMIRSK; from the coding sequence ATGAAAAAAATCATTATTTATATAGGGGTTCCTGTTCTATTAATTGTCCTTTATTTGATTGCATCCAATTCAAATAGTGATGATTCTAAGCCAACAGTTGCTTTTAAAACCACCGAGGTCATCAAAGGGGATCTGGCAGTTCAAATTTCTGCGACCGGAATCGTCGAACCCAACTTTAAAGTGGAAGTTAAATCGAAAGCAAGCGGCGAAGTTTTAAAATTCGCGTTTGAAGAGGGGGATTTTGTCCAAAAAAATACACTTTTACTGCAACTGGATAAGTCGGACGAAAAAAGAAATGTGGCCAAAGCAAACGCGGAAAAATCAAGCAGCATTGCCAAGTTAAGAAAAGCTGAAACCGCCCTTCTCCTGCAGGAAACCAGGTATCAAACAGATCTGCAAAAAGCCCAGTCCGGGGTGCTTGCCGCAGAAGCCAACTTGAAAGAATCCGAAGATAAGCTCCAGCGACAGAAAGATCTGTTTGAGAAGAAATTTTCTTCCCAGGAAACTTTAGATACTGCTTCTACCGCATATTCAATCAATAGAGAAAATTTGATTCAGGCTCAGGCTCAATTGCAGGTGGCGAACGATTCCGTTCACGACATCACCATGAAAAAAAATGAGATTCAACTCGCCAGAGCGGATGTCGAGCGGGCTGAAATTGCCCTGGATGAAGTACAGGAACGCTTGGATGAAACGGAAATATTCGCTCCCATCACTGGAGTGATCATACAAAAGCTGGTTGAGGAAGGACAGATCATCGCCTCGGGAATATCCAATGTGAGCGGCGGAACTCCTCTGGCAACCATTGCGGACATGTCCCGCTTGTTCATCATTGCTGATGTGGATGAAACAGACATCGGTTCGGTAAAACTGGATCAAAATGTGACCCTTTCGGCGGATGCCTTTCCGGGAAAGACCTTTCAGGGAATGGTCCGGCGCATCGCTCCTCAGGGAATCGTTGAAAACAGCATCACCGTTTTCAAAGTCAAGATCGAGGTCCTGGGCTCTGGAAAAAGCAACCTAAAACCCATGATGTCAGCCAACATCGATATTGTGACCTCTTCAGTAAATGATACCCTTTACATTTCAAGAGGGGCGGTCCGAAAAGAGGAAGATGCTAATTATGTTGTCGTTCTGGATAATGGAGCGCCAATGAAAATCCCGATTGAAACAGGTATAGAGAATGCTATTCATACCCAGGTAATTTCAGGATTGGAGATGGGGCAAAAAGTCATATTGGCCGATTGGGAAAAAATTCTGGCAGAGGCTGGTGGTGAAAATAATAAAGGCTCTTCATTGAAAAAAATTCTTTGGATGATTCGGTCTAAATAA
- a CDS encoding transketolase: MTSASSAPPTINELKNIALEIRRKSLITIHGAGSGHPGGSLSAADIVTALFFGGIMKYDSENPRDPDRDRFILSKGHASALYYVALARAGYFAEKELATYRKINSPLFLSGHAHPKTPGVEIASGSLGQGLSVGHGIALGTRLDKKNCKVYVVLGDGETQEGQIWEAAMSAAKFKTNNLIAIVDYNKVCQDSVTAELKDLEPIEDKWRAFGWDTHRIDGHNMQDIVQTLNLPLHADKPRVIIADTIKGKGVSFMEGKTAWHGVAPSDEDLEKALKELQ; this comes from the coding sequence ATGACAAGCGCCTCGTCGGCACCCCCGACAATTAACGAGTTAAAAAACATCGCCCTGGAAATCAGACGTAAAAGTTTGATAACCATTCATGGGGCAGGGTCGGGACATCCTGGCGGCAGTCTTTCCGCCGCAGATATCGTGACAGCTTTATTTTTTGGAGGAATCATGAAATATGATTCCGAAAATCCCCGCGACCCGGACCGGGATCGGTTTATTTTAAGCAAGGGGCACGCATCGGCTTTGTATTACGTTGCTCTGGCCAGGGCAGGGTATTTCGCTGAAAAGGAGCTGGCAACTTATCGAAAAATCAACAGCCCGCTGTTTCTCTCCGGGCACGCACATCCCAAAACACCCGGAGTGGAAATCGCCTCCGGCAGTTTGGGGCAGGGGTTGAGTGTCGGTCATGGAATTGCTCTAGGAACCCGGCTGGATAAAAAAAACTGCAAGGTCTATGTCGTCCTGGGAGATGGTGAAACTCAGGAGGGGCAAATCTGGGAAGCGGCTATGTCTGCGGCTAAATTTAAAACCAACAACCTGATCGCCATCGTCGATTACAACAAGGTTTGTCAGGATAGCGTGACTGCGGAACTCAAAGACCTGGAACCTATAGAAGACAAATGGCGGGCTTTCGGCTGGGACACCCACCGAATTGATGGTCACAATATGCAGGATATCGTTCAAACTCTCAACCTTCCGCTACACGCGGATAAACCCCGTGTCATCATTGCGGACACTATAAAGGGTAAAGGAGTCAGTTTTATGGAAGGTAAAACAGCATGGCACGGAGTTGCGCCTTCCGATGAGGATTTAGAAAAAGCATTGAAGGAGCTGCAATGA
- a CDS encoding TolC family protein: MCRKLPAIIILSFLSFSVIFPFSALWAVESATDMPSEDNLHFLTLREAIEQTLKNNVTIAVEEFNSKIRAQDIIDRKSEFDPSVAIELSTGEQKRQASGAFSSPDESRARDHAWDLSLKQKVITGGDYEINFNNARDKTNSAFAGLNPQYSSELILSATQPLLKNFGFDNNKRNIYIANNDQDISEFEFEGKVIDTVTAMENVYWELVFSIEDLNVKKKSLKRAQDLEKRVRAQVEVGTVAPLEILQAQSEVASREELLLQAEDLIQDNEDNLKNILNINFDSPTGLKKMVPADKPQFKPEEENYLNEPIKEALKNRPDYLSRKTTLANENILVKYNENQVYPSVDLFGSLGLNGISGDAVPITTGTITGTSRFGGGYDTALNNTISKDYYQWEVGLKLSYPLGNRSAKSKLTASRLKVAQTLLDIKDLEKKIVVEVREAVRQIKTESKRVQATRIARKLAEEKLNAEEKKLEVGLSTSFEVLQFQEDLVAEQSNEIRALIDYNKSKTRLRQVLATTLDSNNIKVASKTDS, translated from the coding sequence ATGTGTCGCAAACTCCCTGCAATAATCATTCTGAGTTTTCTTTCCTTTTCAGTCATTTTTCCATTTTCTGCCCTGTGGGCGGTGGAATCTGCAACCGACATGCCTTCTGAAGACAATTTGCATTTTCTGACGTTAAGGGAAGCCATTGAGCAGACCCTGAAAAATAATGTCACCATCGCCGTTGAGGAGTTCAATTCAAAAATTCGAGCCCAGGATATCATTGACAGGAAATCCGAGTTCGACCCCAGTGTCGCTATCGAACTGTCTACCGGAGAACAAAAAAGACAAGCCTCCGGTGCCTTTTCTTCGCCCGACGAAAGCCGAGCCCGCGATCACGCCTGGGACCTGTCCCTGAAACAAAAAGTGATCACGGGTGGTGATTATGAAATCAACTTCAACAATGCAAGAGACAAGACCAATTCCGCATTTGCCGGCTTGAATCCGCAATATTCTTCAGAGCTTATTTTGTCGGCCACCCAGCCGCTGTTGAAAAACTTTGGCTTTGACAATAATAAAAGAAATATTTATATCGCCAATAATGACCAGGACATTTCGGAATTTGAATTTGAAGGTAAGGTGATCGACACCGTCACCGCAATGGAAAACGTTTACTGGGAGCTGGTGTTCAGTATCGAAGACCTGAATGTGAAAAAGAAGTCTTTAAAAAGAGCGCAGGATCTTGAAAAACGGGTGCGTGCTCAAGTGGAAGTGGGAACCGTCGCGCCACTTGAAATTCTTCAAGCCCAATCGGAAGTGGCTTCTCGCGAAGAACTCCTGCTTCAGGCCGAGGATCTGATTCAGGACAATGAGGATAACCTGAAAAATATTTTGAATATCAATTTTGACTCTCCAACAGGATTAAAAAAAATGGTTCCTGCGGACAAACCGCAATTCAAGCCTGAGGAAGAAAATTATTTAAATGAGCCTATCAAGGAAGCCTTGAAGAATCGTCCCGATTACCTGTCCCGAAAAACTACACTGGCAAATGAAAATATTCTCGTTAAATACAATGAAAATCAGGTTTATCCTTCCGTGGACCTATTTGGCAGTTTGGGGCTGAACGGAATCAGCGGAGATGCGGTTCCTATCACCACCGGAACCATTACTGGCACCAGTCGTTTCGGTGGGGGATATGATACGGCTCTGAATAATACGATTTCAAAGGATTATTATCAGTGGGAAGTGGGACTTAAGCTCAGCTATCCTTTAGGTAACCGGTCTGCAAAAAGCAAGTTGACGGCCTCCCGTCTGAAAGTAGCTCAGACCCTGCTGGATATCAAGGATCTTGAAAAAAAGATTGTTGTGGAAGTGAGGGAAGCCGTCCGGCAAATAAAAACAGAGAGCAAGCGGGTGCAGGCCACTCGCATTGCCCGCAAACTTGCGGAGGAAAAACTAAACGCTGAGGAAAAAAAGTTGGAGGTTGGCTTGTCCACCAGTTTTGAAGTTCTGCAATTTCAGGAAGATCTGGTTGCAGAGCAGAGCAACGAGATCCGAGCCCTCATTGATTACAATAAATCAAAAACCAGATTGCGCCAGGTATTAGCCACCACGCTTGACTCCAACAATATCAAAGTGGCGTCAAAAACAGATTCATGA
- a CDS encoding response regulator → MTRVTAADILKVVPITRKTLWLWQKKYGFFPDPVKEAHPGGKGIVGYYPAWVEERCKKVYALQKKGYTISMIKDILQQEEEKQSVRKILIVDDEKKFSNLLKKFFEKNNYVVELAFDGWDAGLKAAQFMPSIIILDIALPGINGMEVCKNLKSNPKTGNIKIVTISGDLRHSEQVILDAGADIYFTKPVDFETLLNVCNEFVGVNGKS, encoded by the coding sequence ATGACCAGAGTAACAGCCGCCGACATTTTAAAAGTTGTACCCATCACTAGAAAAACTCTTTGGTTATGGCAGAAGAAATACGGGTTTTTCCCAGACCCCGTAAAGGAAGCCCATCCAGGAGGGAAGGGGATCGTGGGTTATTATCCGGCGTGGGTGGAAGAGCGTTGTAAAAAAGTTTACGCTCTCCAAAAGAAGGGCTACACCATAAGCATGATCAAGGATATCCTTCAGCAGGAAGAAGAGAAGCAATCGGTCCGGAAAATTTTAATTGTGGATGATGAAAAGAAATTTTCTAATCTTCTGAAAAAGTTTTTTGAGAAAAATAATTACGTGGTCGAGCTAGCTTTTGATGGATGGGATGCGGGTTTGAAAGCGGCTCAATTCATGCCTTCCATTATTATTCTCGACATAGCACTTCCGGGAATCAACGGGATGGAAGTTTGCAAAAATTTAAAATCTAATCCCAAAACCGGAAATATAAAAATAGTCACGATTTCAGGTGATCTGCGACACTCTGAACAGGTTATCCTGGATGCCGGAGCTGACATTTATTTCACCAAACCGGTGGATTTCGAAACCCTCCTCAATGTCTGCAACGAATTTGTCGGCGTCAATGGAAAGAGTTGA
- a CDS encoding autotransporter assembly complex protein TamA, with protein sequence MWSFVFPLPSHGEEISYRVNFKGIENDEVQKALEASSNLVQLKEKPLSSSSSLILRARDDEKRLPQVLKSFGYFAGKTQIEIEKQSVQSILPSGLRGKESIEVVISIETGPVYNIGNIQIMGIDQLNLRNFQIELKTGDPALGQSVLNAGSEITSRIKLAGYPFVRMAKRKLRVNHLKKIMDVFFEIDPGPVASLGEVSITGLDKVKEEFILKRVPWVPGDDYDPRILEKFRSDLSGLGVFSSMKLRIPDKADLNKEEASQPLPVQLDVEEKAPRFFGFGGDFSTNQGIGLNAFWGHRNFFGEADKLKIKGRLGRIGENEFSRIDQILGLDFQKPDFLSRHQDLLFNAELANEHPNAFERESISSSLGLNRRLDNKFSVSGGVKWEFASIEDANGKDEFALFSFPMGLMHDTTTDLLDPKTGFRNELSVTPYTVAVGSTGGFTKFKVGSRAYYKVAKDGSVVLAGRVLLGSIVGPATNQVPADKRFFSGGGGSVRGYEFQNVGPLDSKNDPAGGRSLIEVGVEARFRYKDFGIVPFIDGGNVFDSQLPKFDEDLRWGVGLGLRYYTKIGPLRVDLAAPLNRRTNDDPVAFYISIGQSF encoded by the coding sequence GTGTGGTCTTTCGTATTCCCCCTCCCCTCTCATGGTGAGGAAATTTCCTATCGGGTTAATTTCAAGGGTATCGAAAATGATGAGGTTCAGAAGGCCTTGGAAGCGTCTTCCAATCTTGTTCAGTTAAAAGAAAAACCTCTATCAAGTTCATCCAGTTTAATCCTCCGTGCCCGTGATGATGAAAAACGCCTGCCACAGGTATTAAAGTCTTTTGGCTATTTTGCAGGAAAGACACAAATAGAAATTGAAAAACAATCTGTACAATCCATCCTTCCAAGCGGACTTCGGGGCAAAGAATCCATCGAAGTCGTTATAAGCATTGAAACAGGCCCTGTTTATAATATCGGGAACATTCAAATTATGGGAATCGATCAACTAAATTTACGAAATTTTCAGATCGAATTGAAAACGGGAGACCCGGCACTGGGGCAATCCGTTCTCAATGCCGGGAGCGAAATCACTTCCCGAATCAAACTTGCGGGATATCCCTTTGTTCGTATGGCCAAAAGAAAACTCCGGGTCAATCATCTGAAAAAAATAATGGATGTGTTTTTTGAAATAGACCCAGGTCCCGTAGCAAGTCTGGGGGAAGTTTCCATTACTGGATTGGATAAGGTGAAAGAGGAATTCATACTGAAACGGGTTCCCTGGGTACCCGGCGATGACTATGACCCGCGAATCCTGGAAAAATTTCGCTCTGATCTTTCCGGATTGGGAGTTTTTTCTTCTATGAAATTGAGGATCCCCGATAAAGCCGATTTGAATAAGGAAGAAGCTTCTCAACCCCTGCCGGTGCAATTGGATGTTGAGGAAAAGGCCCCTCGATTTTTCGGATTTGGCGGTGATTTTTCAACGAACCAGGGCATTGGTTTGAATGCCTTCTGGGGGCACCGGAATTTTTTTGGAGAGGCAGACAAATTAAAAATAAAGGGCCGTCTGGGGCGTATCGGCGAAAATGAATTTTCTAGAATTGATCAAATACTGGGGTTGGATTTTCAAAAACCGGATTTTCTGTCCCGTCATCAAGATCTTTTATTTAACGCGGAACTGGCGAATGAACACCCCAACGCATTTGAGCGTGAAAGCATATCCTCCTCGCTGGGATTGAACCGTCGATTGGATAATAAATTTTCGGTCAGCGGGGGTGTTAAATGGGAGTTCGCATCTATTGAGGATGCTAACGGTAAAGATGAGTTCGCTCTGTTTAGTTTTCCCATGGGTCTCATGCACGACACCACAACGGATTTACTGGACCCGAAAACGGGTTTTCGGAATGAGTTGAGCGTCACGCCTTATACCGTAGCGGTCGGATCAACTGGCGGATTCACCAAGTTTAAAGTCGGCAGTCGAGCCTATTATAAAGTTGCGAAAGACGGTTCGGTAGTTCTGGCTGGACGGGTTCTTTTAGGAAGTATCGTTGGCCCCGCAACGAATCAAGTTCCGGCGGACAAGCGCTTCTTTTCAGGCGGTGGAGGGTCTGTCCGCGGTTACGAGTTTCAGAATGTAGGGCCTTTAGATAGCAAAAATGATCCCGCAGGGGGAAGGAGTCTCATTGAAGTGGGAGTGGAAGCCCGGTTTCGATATAAAGATTTTGGTATTGTTCCCTTTATTGATGGTGGCAATGTTTTCGACTCCCAGCTGCCTAAATTTGATGAAGATTTACGATGGGGCGTAGGACTAGGCCTTCGTTATTATACAAAAATAGGTCCCTTGCGGGTTGATCTAGCGGCGCCTTTGAACCGTCGAACCAATGATGACCCTGTCGCTTTCTATATCAGCATCGGTCAATCGTTTTAA